In one Nocardioides luteus genomic region, the following are encoded:
- a CDS encoding helix-turn-helix transcriptional regulator codes for MLHGRESEIEAVTRLLDSARDGVSGALVIRGEPGIGKTALLDEIASRSDMPVLRGLGIESEAELPFSSLHLLFHPVLAEHLPALPEPQRQALEGAFGLAAGPPADRMLVGLAVLTLLSCIAERTPVLCIIDDAQWLDRPSAEALLFAARRLGAEDVVMLFGVRTGDVPFPAPGLPDLHLTGLSVEAAAALVDEHDGDLAPEVRGRVLAEAGGNPLALMELPAALRTADTTGVLPLTSRLQLAFHAQALRLSGPTRALLLVAAADDTGDLAVVLSAAADLGADVEHLAPAEQAGLIHVTGQHLTFRHPLVRAAVYQGAPLDQRLRAHRALATAVAEPDRRAWHLASAATSPDAHVAAELARTAALALTRKGYAAAAAAYERASQLAEDADQRTLLLAGAAEAAMEAGQLTRAQTLAERALPRVQLPSTRLTLVRVLATAAVSRGDLHEAHALLLAEAARRAEDDPREAVAVMVEVLQTTWFANDSRLATADSAQLDRLRLPEDDPAWPVLTLQRWLTALTLDRATERPPDLPKVIARAAESRADEVRDLLITSGVALMGGLDQQALELATLVSAEARAQGRVGVLPSALYYATAAQTFLGRYRDAMATAAEALDIAETTGQDHWASVAAGTQAYLLAIRGDEDNCRRLASQALAHAGGAHRATWALGMLELGYGRAQEALDQLMTLYHDNAQHLLPVERSLPDLVEAAVRLGDHDLAAEALARFEPLARRAPEPAIEAVVHRCRALLTPGDDAFHRALTIHERDSRGFEHARTRLLYGEWLRRTRRKAEAREQLAAALETFDDIGARPWADRAHSELVAGGAATTTRRDPGVLALLTPQELQVVTLAAQGLSNRDIAAQMFLSPRTVGHHLYRAYPKLGVASRGELAAVVQKSS; via the coding sequence GTGCTGCACGGGAGAGAGTCCGAGATCGAGGCCGTCACCCGATTGCTGGACTCCGCCCGCGACGGTGTGAGTGGCGCGCTCGTGATCCGCGGCGAGCCGGGCATCGGCAAGACCGCGCTGCTGGACGAGATCGCCTCCCGCAGCGACATGCCGGTGCTGCGCGGACTCGGGATCGAGTCGGAGGCCGAGCTCCCCTTCAGCAGCCTCCACCTGCTGTTCCACCCCGTCCTGGCCGAGCACCTGCCCGCCTTGCCCGAACCCCAGCGGCAGGCGCTCGAAGGCGCGTTCGGGCTGGCCGCGGGCCCACCGGCCGACCGGATGCTGGTGGGCCTGGCCGTCCTGACCCTGCTGTCCTGCATCGCCGAACGGACTCCGGTGCTCTGCATCATCGACGACGCACAGTGGCTGGACCGGCCCTCTGCCGAGGCGCTGCTGTTCGCCGCTCGCCGGCTCGGGGCCGAGGACGTGGTCATGCTGTTCGGTGTCCGCACCGGTGACGTGCCCTTCCCCGCGCCCGGCCTGCCCGACCTGCACCTGACCGGGCTCTCGGTCGAGGCGGCGGCTGCTCTGGTCGACGAGCACGACGGCGATCTGGCGCCCGAGGTGCGGGGGCGCGTGCTGGCCGAGGCGGGCGGCAATCCGCTCGCACTGATGGAGCTCCCGGCCGCATTGCGCACAGCCGACACGACCGGCGTGCTGCCGCTCACCAGCCGTCTGCAGCTGGCCTTCCACGCCCAGGCGCTCCGGCTGTCCGGCCCGACGAGGGCGTTGCTGCTGGTCGCCGCGGCGGACGACACCGGCGACCTCGCGGTCGTTCTCAGCGCCGCGGCGGACCTCGGTGCGGATGTCGAGCACCTGGCCCCGGCCGAGCAGGCAGGGCTCATCCACGTGACCGGGCAGCATCTCACCTTCCGCCACCCGCTGGTGCGCGCCGCCGTCTACCAGGGCGCACCGCTCGACCAGCGGCTACGGGCACACCGGGCGCTCGCGACGGCCGTGGCGGAACCGGATCGGCGTGCCTGGCACCTGGCCTCCGCGGCCACGAGTCCCGACGCCCACGTCGCCGCGGAGCTGGCCCGAACCGCGGCGCTCGCTCTGACTCGCAAGGGCTACGCCGCCGCGGCGGCCGCCTACGAGCGCGCCTCGCAGCTGGCCGAGGACGCCGACCAGCGCACGCTGCTGCTGGCCGGCGCGGCCGAGGCGGCGATGGAGGCCGGTCAGCTCACCCGAGCCCAGACCCTGGCCGAACGGGCACTCCCCCGCGTACAGCTTCCGAGCACCCGTCTGACGCTGGTCCGGGTGCTCGCCACCGCGGCGGTGAGCCGCGGCGACCTGCACGAGGCACATGCACTCCTGCTGGCCGAAGCCGCCCGGCGCGCCGAGGACGATCCGCGCGAGGCGGTCGCCGTCATGGTGGAGGTCCTGCAGACGACCTGGTTCGCCAACGACAGCAGGCTCGCCACGGCCGACTCCGCCCAGCTCGACCGGCTCCGACTGCCCGAGGACGATCCCGCCTGGCCGGTGCTGACATTGCAGCGATGGCTGACCGCACTGACGCTCGACAGGGCCACCGAGCGCCCGCCGGACCTCCCCAAGGTGATCGCCCGAGCCGCGGAGTCCCGCGCCGACGAGGTCAGGGACCTGCTCATCACCAGCGGCGTCGCGCTCATGGGTGGCCTGGACCAGCAGGCGCTGGAGCTGGCCACGCTGGTCTCCGCCGAGGCCCGCGCGCAGGGGCGGGTGGGGGTGCTGCCCTCCGCCCTCTACTACGCGACGGCCGCCCAGACCTTCCTCGGTCGGTACCGCGACGCGATGGCTACCGCTGCCGAGGCGCTCGACATCGCCGAGACCACCGGGCAGGACCACTGGGCCAGCGTCGCCGCCGGCACCCAGGCCTACCTGCTGGCCATCCGGGGCGACGAGGACAACTGCCGTCGGCTCGCCAGCCAGGCACTCGCGCATGCCGGAGGGGCGCACCGGGCGACGTGGGCGCTGGGCATGCTGGAGCTGGGGTACGGCAGAGCGCAGGAGGCGCTCGACCAGCTGATGACCCTCTATCACGACAACGCACAGCATCTGCTGCCCGTCGAACGCAGCCTGCCCGACCTCGTGGAGGCGGCGGTACGGCTGGGTGACCACGACCTCGCCGCAGAGGCACTGGCCCGGTTCGAGCCCTTGGCCCGGCGAGCGCCCGAACCGGCGATCGAGGCCGTCGTGCACCGCTGCCGTGCCCTCCTGACCCCCGGCGACGACGCCTTCCACCGCGCGCTGACGATCCACGAGCGCGACAGCCGCGGATTCGAGCACGCCCGTACCCGGCTGCTGTACGGGGAATGGCTCCGCCGCACCCGCCGGAAGGCCGAGGCGCGCGAACAGCTCGCCGCGGCGCTGGAGACCTTCGACGACATCGGCGCCCGCCCGTGGGCCGACCGCGCCCACAGCGAGCTGGTCGCAGGCGGTGCCGCCACGACGACCCGGCGAGATCCGGGCGTGCTGGCCCTGCTCACGCCGCAGGAGCTGCAGGTCGTGACGCTCGCGGCCCAGGGGTTGTCCAACCGGGACATCGCAGCCCAGATGTTCCTCAGCCCACGGACGGTCGGCCACCACCTCTACCGTGCCTACCCCAAGCTGGGCGTCGCCTCCCGCGGAGAGCTCGCTGCAGTCGTGCAGAAGTCGAGTTAA
- a CDS encoding ROK family transcriptional regulator has protein sequence MTSPESRLRATNRSQVLDLLGRSAPVSRAELAQRTGLSRSTVSSIVQELLASEQIVETTGPGLARGGGRPPSLLTISGAPGTLVGVDIGHRHVRVAVADLATKPLVEREIRLDVDNSAVETIDRAAALVRDCLAEAGVDPRNDRVLGVGMGIPGPVDPHSGIVVSPILGNWMDLAPGEELARRIGLPVQIENDANLGALAEIEYGAARDVDDVIYVKASSGIGAGLVLAGKLYRGITGIAGEIGHVRFEDNGPICRCGNRGCLEKAFGGARLVELLQPAYDETLSVERLLELAQEGDIRVNRILDDAGRAVGRVLADLCNHLNPALIVVGDTMRHSESFVLGIKDSIDRFTQPDTAAALDVVPSELGDKAGVMGALVIAGSVTPAPDSGTI, from the coding sequence ATGACCTCTCCGGAGTCGCGGCTGCGCGCCACCAATCGATCCCAGGTTCTTGACCTCCTGGGACGGTCGGCGCCGGTCAGCCGCGCCGAGCTCGCCCAGCGCACCGGGCTCTCCCGCAGCACCGTGTCGAGCATCGTCCAGGAGCTGCTCGCCTCCGAGCAGATCGTCGAGACCACCGGCCCCGGCCTGGCCCGTGGCGGCGGCCGCCCGCCCTCGCTGCTCACCATCAGCGGCGCCCCCGGCACCCTCGTCGGCGTCGACATCGGCCATCGCCACGTCCGCGTCGCGGTCGCCGACCTCGCCACGAAACCGCTGGTCGAGCGGGAGATCCGGCTCGACGTCGACAACTCCGCCGTCGAGACCATCGATCGTGCCGCGGCCCTCGTGCGCGACTGCCTGGCCGAGGCCGGCGTCGACCCGAGGAACGACCGGGTCCTCGGCGTCGGGATGGGCATCCCCGGACCCGTCGATCCGCACAGCGGCATCGTGGTCTCCCCCATCCTGGGCAACTGGATGGACCTGGCCCCGGGCGAGGAGCTCGCCCGCCGCATCGGCCTGCCCGTCCAGATCGAGAACGACGCCAACCTCGGCGCCCTCGCCGAGATCGAGTACGGCGCCGCGCGCGACGTCGACGACGTCATCTACGTCAAGGCCTCCAGCGGCATCGGCGCCGGGCTGGTCCTCGCCGGCAAGCTCTACCGGGGCATCACCGGGATCGCCGGCGAGATCGGCCACGTACGTTTCGAGGACAACGGCCCGATCTGCCGGTGCGGCAACCGCGGCTGCCTGGAGAAGGCGTTCGGCGGCGCCCGGCTGGTCGAGCTGCTGCAACCGGCCTACGACGAGACGCTCAGCGTCGAGCGGCTGCTCGAGCTCGCCCAGGAGGGCGACATCCGGGTCAACCGGATCCTCGATGACGCCGGCCGTGCCGTCGGCCGGGTGCTCGCCGACCTCTGCAACCACCTCAACCCGGCCCTGATCGTGGTGGGCGACACGATGCGCCACTCGGAGTCGTTCGTCCTCGGGATCAAGGACTCCATCGACCGCTTCACCCAGCCCGACACCGCCGCCGCCCTCGACGTCGTCCCGAGCGAGCTCGGCGACAAGGCGGGCGTCATGGGGGCCCTGGTGATCGCCGGCTCGGTCACTCCGGCGCCGGATTCGGGAACAATATGA
- a CDS encoding GNAT family N-acetyltransferase, whose product MSSIEGTTVPHPVHIHALSWMSAEQALSWHAVLAASLAHDLPGQPPPTPKQVHAQLTTAGLDSRRLFWLATEADGTVVGVAALRLFTRPGQEHLAELELHVHPEWRRRGVGSQLLAQVVFAARVEDRRSLITSVADIEPGTAFCAARSFRRVLTLRHLLLDLSEVDDSAADDNPAGYRLESWEGTVPDDLAGTFATAKNAMNDMPTGEMSYGEQRWDADRVRAMARVLADRGDTLLTVAALDGDVMAGFTEVVIRAGEEQLALQYDTVVVPEHRGHGLGLWLKAAMVRRLREDHPGIGAIETDNADDNTHMLAVNERLGFREHRRAHEYELDVSG is encoded by the coding sequence ATGTCGAGCATCGAAGGAACCACCGTGCCTCACCCCGTCCACATCCACGCGCTGTCCTGGATGTCCGCCGAGCAGGCACTGTCCTGGCACGCGGTCCTGGCCGCGTCGCTGGCGCACGATCTGCCCGGCCAACCGCCACCGACGCCGAAGCAGGTGCATGCCCAGCTCACCACGGCCGGGTTGGACAGTCGCCGGCTGTTCTGGTTGGCGACCGAGGCGGACGGCACGGTCGTGGGTGTCGCGGCCCTGCGGCTGTTCACCCGCCCCGGGCAGGAGCATCTGGCCGAGCTGGAGCTGCACGTGCACCCCGAGTGGCGCCGCCGAGGGGTCGGCTCGCAGTTGCTGGCGCAGGTGGTCTTCGCTGCCCGCGTGGAGGACCGGCGCAGCCTGATCACCAGCGTCGCCGACATCGAGCCGGGCACCGCCTTCTGCGCCGCGAGGAGCTTCCGCCGCGTCCTGACCCTGCGGCACCTGCTGCTGGACCTGTCCGAGGTGGACGACAGCGCGGCGGACGACAACCCGGCCGGCTACCGGCTCGAGTCCTGGGAAGGGACCGTGCCCGACGACCTGGCGGGCACGTTCGCCACCGCCAAGAACGCGATGAACGACATGCCCACCGGTGAGATGAGCTACGGCGAGCAGCGCTGGGACGCCGACCGGGTCCGCGCCATGGCCCGGGTGCTGGCTGATCGCGGCGACACCCTGCTCACGGTCGCCGCCCTCGACGGCGACGTCATGGCCGGGTTCACCGAGGTCGTCATCCGAGCGGGCGAGGAACAGCTGGCGCTGCAGTACGACACCGTGGTGGTGCCCGAGCACCGCGGGCACGGGCTGGGCCTGTGGTTGAAGGCCGCCATGGTCCGGCGGCTGCGCGAGGACCACCCCGGGATCGGCGCGATCGAGACCGACAACGCCGACGACAACACCCACATGCTCGCCGTCAACGAGAGGCTCGGCTTCCGTGAGCACCGCCGAGCTCACGAGTACGAGCTGGACGTGTCCGGCTGA
- a CDS encoding GH92 family glycosyl hydrolase: protein MRVLATCALSLALFGSALTALSAAQAAAPPTGDPVALVDPLIGSSNGGNTYPGAVRPFGMISFSPTSTAGDQTNTAASNGYSYDTTRLRGFSLTHVNGAGCHPGAAGDVPIFPHTGEMTGSPTADVTDATYASSFSHADELAEPGHYRLGLANGAEVDTAVTTRAAVSDLTFPADKPANLLFRTSNSLNGSETAVTRIDEARRTVSGSVLTGAFCGRRGNGGGSNKRSYYRLYFTAQFDRAFTGHGTWVNGELQPGSTEARGGEGYETGAARQGQGSGGYVSFDPSRDRSVRMRIGISYTSQAAAEANLDAEIGRRDTVSTVASDARAEWRRALSSIEVAGGTTAERTAFYTGLYHSYLQPNVISDVAGTYWGSDQEVHRIERGQQAQYGNFSGWDQYRAHTQLLALLEPRVAGDLARSLHAYSRQHGGVWDRWVHLSGWTHVMTGDPSAPTLAGFYALGVRNFDVAGAYESLVRQATVPHPDGLSSYGCPGQCIGQRPNLADYLAKGYAPQDTCRCWGGAAETLEDAVADYSLADWGRRLGASSAETDALMERAGWWRHTFNPAATDPAADPATRTVGYQQARNGDGSWVAGFTPSTQTGFAQGSSATYTWMVPHDVARLAEAVGGRERAIQRLDAFFHKADGSWQYTGGDALRYDPTNEPGIHVPWMYNALGAPWKTQETVRAMASLAYGTGPRGLPGNDDLGTMSAWYVFSTMGIYPQDPARAEMLISSPVFERVTIHRGNGVDIVIESPQASAENVYVRSVTLDGAPRTRSWLPESVMNRGGTVRIDVGAQPNRAWGTAEADLPVYRTTGA, encoded by the coding sequence ATGCGGGTTCTCGCGACATGTGCCCTGTCCCTCGCGCTGTTCGGCAGCGCACTCACCGCGCTCTCGGCGGCTCAGGCCGCCGCCCCGCCCACCGGTGACCCGGTGGCGCTCGTCGACCCGCTGATCGGATCGTCGAACGGCGGCAACACCTACCCCGGAGCGGTACGTCCCTTCGGGATGATCTCCTTCAGCCCGACCTCGACCGCAGGCGACCAGACCAACACCGCCGCGTCGAACGGCTACTCCTACGACACCACCCGGCTGCGTGGCTTCTCGCTGACCCACGTCAACGGCGCCGGCTGTCACCCGGGCGCGGCCGGCGACGTGCCGATCTTCCCGCACACCGGTGAGATGACCGGGTCGCCGACCGCAGACGTGACGGATGCGACGTACGCCTCGAGCTTCAGCCACGCCGACGAGCTGGCCGAGCCGGGGCACTACCGGCTGGGACTGGCCAACGGGGCCGAGGTCGACACCGCGGTGACGACCCGGGCGGCGGTCAGCGACCTGACCTTCCCGGCCGACAAGCCGGCGAACCTCCTCTTCCGCACCTCCAACTCGCTCAACGGCAGCGAGACCGCGGTGACGCGGATCGACGAGGCGAGGCGGACGGTGAGCGGCTCGGTGCTCACCGGCGCGTTCTGCGGCCGGCGCGGCAACGGCGGCGGGAGCAACAAGCGCTCCTACTACCGCCTCTACTTCACCGCGCAGTTCGACCGCGCATTCACCGGCCACGGCACCTGGGTCAACGGCGAGCTCCAGCCGGGCAGCACCGAGGCGCGCGGAGGCGAGGGCTACGAGACCGGCGCGGCCCGGCAGGGACAGGGCTCGGGCGGCTATGTCTCCTTCGACCCCAGCCGAGACCGGAGCGTGCGGATGCGGATCGGGATCTCCTACACCAGCCAGGCGGCGGCCGAGGCCAACCTCGACGCCGAGATCGGCCGGCGCGACACCGTCTCGACGGTCGCCTCGGACGCTCGTGCGGAGTGGCGCAGGGCGCTCTCCTCGATCGAGGTCGCCGGCGGCACCACGGCGGAGCGGACCGCGTTCTACACCGGGCTCTACCACTCCTACCTGCAGCCCAACGTGATCTCCGACGTGGCCGGCACCTACTGGGGCAGCGACCAGGAGGTGCACCGGATCGAGCGCGGCCAGCAGGCGCAGTACGGCAACTTCTCCGGCTGGGACCAGTACCGCGCCCACACGCAGCTGCTGGCCCTCCTGGAGCCGCGCGTGGCCGGCGACCTCGCCCGCTCGCTGCACGCCTACTCCCGCCAGCACGGCGGCGTCTGGGACCGCTGGGTCCACCTGAGCGGCTGGACCCACGTGATGACCGGCGACCCCTCTGCCCCGACCCTGGCCGGGTTCTACGCCCTGGGCGTCCGCAACTTCGACGTCGCCGGCGCCTACGAGTCGCTCGTCCGCCAGGCGACGGTGCCGCACCCCGACGGCCTGTCCAGCTATGGCTGTCCCGGGCAGTGCATCGGCCAGCGGCCGAACCTGGCCGACTACCTCGCCAAGGGGTACGCGCCTCAGGACACCTGCCGCTGCTGGGGTGGCGCCGCGGAGACCCTCGAGGACGCCGTCGCCGACTACTCGCTCGCCGACTGGGGCCGCCGCCTCGGCGCCTCCTCGGCCGAGACCGACGCGCTGATGGAACGGGCCGGCTGGTGGCGACACACCTTCAACCCCGCGGCCACCGATCCCGCCGCCGATCCCGCCACGAGGACCGTCGGCTACCAGCAGGCCCGCAATGGCGACGGGAGCTGGGTCGCCGGCTTCACCCCGTCGACACAGACCGGCTTCGCGCAAGGGAGCAGCGCGACGTACACCTGGATGGTGCCGCACGACGTCGCCCGCCTGGCCGAGGCCGTCGGCGGACGCGAGCGGGCGATCCAGCGACTCGACGCGTTCTTCCACAAGGCCGACGGCTCCTGGCAGTACACCGGCGGCGACGCGCTGCGCTACGACCCGACCAACGAGCCCGGCATCCACGTGCCGTGGATGTACAACGCCCTCGGCGCTCCCTGGAAGACCCAGGAGACGGTCCGCGCGATGGCATCGCTGGCCTATGGGACCGGACCGCGTGGCCTGCCCGGCAACGACGACCTCGGCACCATGTCGGCCTGGTACGTCTTCTCGACGATGGGCATCTACCCGCAGGACCCCGCCCGCGCCGAGATGCTGATCTCCAGCCCGGTCTTCGAGCGGGTCACCATCCACCGCGGCAACGGTGTCGACATCGTCATCGAGTCACCGCAGGCGAGCGCGGAGAACGTCTACGTCCGGTCGGTCACCCTCGACGGCGCCCCACGCACCCGGTCGTGGCTTCCCGAGTCGGTGATGAACCGCGGCGGCACCGTACGTATCGACGTCGGCGCCCAGCCCAACCGGGCCTGGGGCACCGCCGAGGCCGACCTGCCGGTCTACCGCACCACCGGCGCATAG
- the nemA gene encoding N-ethylmaleimide reductase, whose product MTSLFSPLSLGSTTLPNRVLMAPLTRMRASRPGDVPNPLMADYYRQRSSAGLIVSEGTQISPQGKGYMDTPGIYSAEQVEGWRHVTDTVHQAGGRIAAQLWHTGRVSHESFHDGDLPVSASALPYRNRTTVRGEDGTPNRVNCPTPRALETSEIADLLDDYRRATRNAREAGFDLVEIHAAHGYLLHQFASASSNERTDSYGGSLENRARLTLEVLDAVIAEWDAEHVAIRISPIGSFNGLEDPEGAEMGLYLAAEISKRGIAFLHLSEPDWAGGPELTDDYRKQLRAAHPGPIVAAGAYTPEKAARLLEADLIDAAAFGRTFIANPDLPRRLEESLPLNEPDLSTFYGGGEAGYTDYPEWTA is encoded by the coding sequence ATGACCTCACTGTTCTCGCCGCTGAGCCTGGGTTCGACGACCCTCCCCAACCGCGTCCTGATGGCGCCGCTGACCCGGATGCGCGCCAGCCGACCGGGCGACGTACCCAACCCGTTGATGGCCGACTACTACCGCCAGCGTTCCTCGGCGGGGCTGATCGTCTCCGAGGGCACGCAGATCTCGCCGCAGGGCAAGGGCTACATGGACACCCCGGGCATCTACTCGGCCGAGCAGGTCGAGGGGTGGCGCCACGTCACCGACACCGTCCACCAGGCGGGCGGCCGGATCGCGGCGCAGCTGTGGCACACCGGTCGGGTCTCCCACGAGTCGTTCCACGACGGCGACCTCCCGGTCAGCGCCTCCGCGCTCCCCTACCGCAACCGCACGACCGTACGCGGCGAGGACGGCACCCCGAACCGGGTCAACTGCCCCACGCCCCGTGCCCTGGAGACCTCCGAGATCGCGGATCTGCTCGACGACTACCGTCGCGCCACGCGCAACGCCCGTGAGGCCGGCTTCGACCTCGTCGAGATCCACGCCGCCCACGGCTACCTGCTCCACCAGTTCGCCAGCGCGAGCAGCAACGAGCGCACCGACTCCTACGGCGGCTCCCTGGAGAATCGCGCCCGGCTCACGCTCGAGGTGCTCGACGCGGTCATCGCCGAGTGGGACGCCGAGCACGTCGCCATCCGGATCTCCCCGATCGGCTCCTTCAACGGTCTCGAGGACCCGGAGGGTGCCGAGATGGGCCTCTACCTCGCGGCCGAGATCAGCAAGCGCGGCATCGCGTTCCTGCATCTGTCCGAGCCCGACTGGGCCGGCGGCCCGGAGCTGACCGACGACTACCGCAAGCAGCTGCGCGCCGCCCACCCCGGCCCGATCGTGGCCGCCGGCGCCTACACCCCGGAGAAGGCCGCCCGCCTGCTCGAGGCCGACCTGATCGACGCGGCCGCCTTCGGACGCACCTTCATCGCGAACCCGGACCTGCCCCGGCGCCTGGAGGAGAGCCTGCCTCTCAACGAGCCCGACCTGTCGACCTTCTACGGCGGCGGCGAGGCCGGCTACACCGACTATCCCGAGTGGACCGCCTGA